TCAAGATGCAATCATAATACTGTAATGAATCCagtttttaatgttttcaaatcaATGCAAATTTAACTGggagtgaacttttatatacacAATGTTAAACAGGTTCTGCTCATAGTTGATCACTGTACATAAAAAGCTAAAGTAAAAAAGTTATAGTTGCGAACATTATACTGCTAATTTAACGTCATCATACTGTCATATACAGAACTGGTCTGATCTACATAATCAATCGCCTTTCTCTGCTGGTTCAATGTCTGGAAACATTTTCAAGTATGTCTCCACCATGCGGTCCAAATCGTGCTTGATGCCACAGTTAATACGCAACAGGGCCATAGTTTTATTTCTGTGGTAGACAGGTGTATCTTCCAAATACTTTTTCAGGCGAAGATCTGCTGGGGTGCCTTTATCACTTGTCAGGGCAAAGACCGGCAGACTATAAAGGATCTTCAGGACAGCGCACACATTGGGAAAAAACTTAGCATCAGACAGCTGAAGTGTGTCATAGATGGTCGTTGGCATTACAACATCTTTGGTGCCATGTTTCCATTTAATCTTCCAGCAGTGCAACTCTGCAGGAAAGGTGTCGGGGTTTGGCAGGTCATTTTTGTACATCTCTGCACTGGTCTCCTCTGAAGTGTTAAACTTCAGCTGCCCCATGATGGCAGGCACAATCGATAAAGACTTCAAGGCCCTCAAATGGTCTTCAGAGAAAAAATCTGATAGCTCTCGAATGACATGGGTGACCACTGGAACGGTAACGTTTTCTTTATAGTAGGTCTCAGGTTGGACTTCTTCACCAGTTGCTGGCCGTTTTCTATAGTACAGCCTGGGTATCTTGACCGGTATTTCAAGGGCTGCGGCCAGGCTGACGGCTTCCTCAAACCAGAACTCATGATAGACCTCAATATTCTCGAAAACTTCATTTAATGAATGCAGAACTGCCGTTAGACTGCTAGATGCAAAGAAAACCTCATTTGTTTGTCCTTGCAAATTCTTACCGAAGGCTCTGGTGAAGGAAAGGGTGTTTTTTAGCACGACTAACGTCATGACAAATTCGAAATCGGCCAATGCCTCGGAAATGACAAAGGCATTGTGTGCTACTTCATCGTTCCATTTGTGATCTTCATTGTCATGGATGCTATCCATACAAAGCAGGAGAGCCTCCAGTAGGTCAACAGCTATTTCAAATGCATCATGCTGGTCTGTCCATTTAGAGTTGCATGCTTCTTTAAGGACAGTGGCTTTCTCGTCATTTCCCTGGTAGTAGATAGAAATGGCATTCTCCAACTGACTTTGCAGTAAGGGTGATTTACTGAAAAACGCATCCAACTTTTTCAGCGTAGACATGACAAGTTGAACTCCTGTGAATGTAATACTATTAGCCAGGCAGATGTTTAAAGAGCTATTAGAGCAAGGTGTGAGAATCGCAAGTGGGTATAACTCGGTTATTCTGGCCACCACTGCTTTGACCTTCAAAGCAGACACACCTGAGCAAAAGTACGCCTGCCCTCTGCAATGCTTCATGTCCAGGTCATATTTCTCTGTCACTTCAGCAATAAGCCTCTCGGTAATAGCCCCCACATCACCTTCTAAAAGCAGAAACCCGACAAAATCTTCTCGAAGGCAGTTGTTTTTATCCACAAAACGTACAAATAATGGGAGGTGGCTCTCATCTTCGACCTCAACCTGGTTGCCAATAACCAAAGAGAAGAAGCGCTTCTCTTTAACCTCAGCTAAAAGCTCATTACGAGTACACTTTTCGATCACTTCCAGCATCTTCTCTAACTGAGCGCTGGTGCAATATTCAGAGTTTACGGCTGACATCTCAAACTTCTTCCTGAGGGCTTCATCACCTGCATTGATGCGGTACTCCAACAGTGACTGGAAGTTGCTGGGAGTGAAGCTTTTGCTTTGGGGATCTTTGTCGGAGTGCCCGTGTATAGGAATGTTTTGCACGCCCATCATCACGACAACGTCGAACAAAGACTTGAGATGCTCTTTGTTCAGCGCTTCCTCGTCAACCTGGGGAGGCCCATCACCATTGCTGGTATCACTGATCTCTTGGGATTTTGCCTCACTTGTATCTTTGGTAGTTTCAGCTTTGGCATCCACTGAGAATAGAAAATGAGCATAAAGTTGAGTGCATATTGCAAAAATAAGTACATGTTAAGTAAGTCATAATAGAAACATACTCACATTTATCTTTCTTTGCTGGAGGGGTATCACTACTTTCTGTCTGTTAAATGAATACCATCAAATTCTTTAGTAAACTACTTAAATTTAGCATTTGTGACCTTGGGCCAAAAATGAATTTTTctagatttatacatcattttcAGATTTATGCATCATCTGGAAGTTAATTAAATAAGCTTTCAATTGATGTaaggtttgttaggatagggcAGAATATTGGGTTGAGATACAACactttgaaaatctggaatctgagcgtgcaaaaaaaataaaaatattgaaaaaaatcaccaagttttgatatatttacagtaggaaattaacaaaaatatcttcatggaacatgatctttacttaatatacTTATGGTTTTTGCATAAAAGAAAAAGCGATCATTTGAACTATATAGTCACGTTATATTGGTTATTGCTACCAATGGGGCGGgaaaaatatcacaacaaccaaccggtgcATCGTTTCATGACTGATAAACTAAGCAGAACCAAAGTGCTTAGATGAAAGTCCACCTAAAATTTTCAGCCACGTTTAaacactagggctgggcaaaatttttcgattaatcgttttttttacgTGGTCAATTAAAAATCGATATTCAAAGaacagaatcgatttttttttcccCCATATTTATTTCCCcaaacattgaacggaggaatgagagcattttagatttcacaAGCAAGAcctgttgtggcttttaatttctttccattaaaggcggagtccacgatgtttgaaaaacggtttggaaaagaagacgggccgactaccaaaacacacttatagccaatcaaatcaaatcaaatgccgggttgcgtatgtgtggggcgggtctatcaacagaaggtccagattctattgggataggggcgtgtttgtttaggtgatttcaaatatcaacattggctttcaaacatcatggactccgcctttaattacccacttgttaactgctgttcactgttcttttttattaatatagcaagtgtattaaatctatattcattgagttgaatcgagaatcgagtataaaaacctccctgagaaccggaatcgaaaatttaatcgagaatcggaatcgaatcgaaaGCTTGTGAATCGGAATCGAattgatctggaacatctgaatcgatacccagccctattaaacactttggtgtacacgccccttcggactggttttgtggcccagggtcacatttaaaaaGACAATTTTAAAATTGACTGGCATAGTAAACATACATAAACATATACAAACGCTTACCTCTTTATTTTGCCGTTTACGGCAAGGATTTTCAAATATAGTTGGAATTGCACTGTCCTTAAGTACAGTCCTGAAAGGGCTCTGGGTGACAATCACAAAAATGCGCAATACAcagttattaaaatgtattatggCAAGTTAGGCAAATGACTGTGCTTCAATAATAAATAATCTACTTTTTATATTACAGTATCTTTCCAATTCTTATATAATTTTACACAGCTTCTGAAATAGATGtctatttaaaaatgcatttaggACATTATGTAAACTAGAAAAAAAGCTAAAAGGTATTTAGAAATCCACAGGTGTTCAGTCAAAGCACCTAAATTATTACTTAAATTGCTTATATTTTACCCTAAATGTTTGATGTTAAAAATCAATTTCCAAATGTAATGAATGACAACAAGATTGTAATAATATAACTTACAGTTTTCTGTATCAAGTTAGGTTCAAAGTGCCTGGCACAAAGTCGGTGGTATTTGTTCAGATGATCGGGTGTTTTGTCTTTCAGGTCTGAGCGACTGCAGTTTTCCACCCATTTCTTACAtctaaagaaataaataaaaaagttaatcaaGATCAAAATGCAAGACGGTGTTCTGCCGAAGTCTGTTCCTTcgatgtttccctttagtgtagtgttttaTAGGGTTTTCATCACATTAAGTTTATTATTTTGATATATtcaaagttttaatggcttggCTACAGTTACTAAgatgtatgcatgtatgtaatgtatctttattgttctttaatagtaagtcaattatttttttacaatatgaataactaaagtacatataaaaagCAATAGTTTCATGTATTATATAATAATCATCGTATTAAGCCTATTTATTAAATATCTTAtaattttcttgttttttattatttctttttactagggctgtcaaaagattaatcgtgattaatcacatctaaaataaaagtttgtgtttacataacatatgtgtgtgtagtgtgtataattaatatttatatataaaaacacacacagtcatgtatatatttaagaaaaattggttatatttatatataaaatatttatatttctatataatataaattatataaatgtttatacagtatataaatgcaaatatttcttaaatatacacatgaatgtgtgtgtatttatatatacataataatgatacacattacacacacatatgttatgtaaacacaaacttttattttagatgtgattaatcacgattaatcttttgacagccctactttttACCTGATATTTATAGcctacatgtttgtgtttatatattaataacaattcacatcatgtgtgtgtgtgtgtgtgctatatttattatttatgcaaacaataattttagaacaaagaGTAGAGACAAAAAGAATAAGACATAGATGTAATGTTAAAAGAAATGCCTTAATAGAAAACTGGAAAAGTATGAAAGATgtaataaattgtattatagAATACAtaatattattgctttttttaGTATAACCCATTCAAATGTTTAATCTTTCTGATTGTATAAAAAAATACCGTAATGAAACACTACACTAAAGAaaaacatagagggaacagacttcgacagaacaacAGCAGATAAAGACACTGATGTATTGACATAAGATGACAACAAATGAATTGCATTGCACACGTTTAATACATATCTCTCATCTGTTAAAAATCGTAACTTGCTTGCATACTTTTGCATACTGCATTACTGTGTCAATTACGTATTGCATGCACTTTTTACAACGTGCATACCTTTGATgactttattttaacatatgccGTACTGTATAACGTGTCACGAGGCTAATACATTAACGTTACATCAAGAGAATGGGAGAGCGTGTTAAGCCAAATTTCAAGTGAGCTAAACTTAATCCTGTCTTGTATCAATAACACGTCTGCAGTTAAAAATTAGGCTGGCTGGCCGTTAAATAACTTATAAGGGTGTTCACTTGCATACAGTCTAATCACGTATCAGTCAGCGAGCTAACTAACTTAGCTCAGTAAGCGTGTGTTTGTAAGCGCTCTCTCCACTAATAAACGCAGTATATAAACGTATAGTTATGTCACATGGGTTGTCAAAGTTACGGTACATGCTGCAAACGTCTGTATTTACCTCTCTGGATCCCGTGGAAACCTGAAGAACGCCAGAACCGAGTGACTGCTGTTCCGGGAGCAGTTTAGCGCCGCGCAGAAATTAGGCATTGTGCATTTACACCGAATCCGATCCTAACGCCAAATCAAGCACATTGGAATCGACAAATTATTATTTCCCTcagaaagtttaaaaaaatctatttttatgGACTAATAAAGCGGGAAATTGCGTGGCACTCTAGTGCTTTGTGTGGCCTGGAGGTGAAGCGCGTTGGAGTTCTTCGTTTCCGTCCCACAATGCTTTGCGAGATTACGGAATCTGAGATATCAGCCAATGAGAGGGCGTTTGGTGGAAAAAATGGCGCCAGTTAGAAGAAACTCCGTGGATTTGAAATTTTTATGAAgatttttaataatgtttagGAATATAAAACTATCATATTAAAACGATGAAAAATTCAGAGAAGAGTTTTTGGATTTCactcagaaatgtatttttatttaaagtctTTATTCAGATAACAGTGTAATTGTGCACTGAGCAAGACAATAAGCTTTTCTCAAATTAAAATACCACAAAGTTCTTGCCTTTAAAAAGACATGGTCAATAGTGTGAGACTAATGTAATCCTTTGTAAAGAACACTTTAACTAGTTCAAATGCTTAACGTAGCCTACTACATGTTCAGAAATAATTGCACATTCCAAGGTGAGAAActaaaagaaaaactaaaaaaatacatCTGAACAAAAACAATTTTAGCTTTACAGCATTTTACATCCTTCAAAGAAATATCATGCTTGTGGGAAATAACTAAATCTTTtggtttgttcatttttttgatacttctaaaaaaaaaaaacaacaagacaactCCCACTTTTTAGATTATTTCTTCAGATATACACATTAGATATACACAATGAACAAAGCAGtgctattttaatattatatactACAAAACTAGCTCTTTTTAAACACAATGGTATGATAACCTCGGTTTCATATTAGCATGGCATAGATACAGTAGAGGGCTTCACA
This window of the Paramisgurnus dabryanus chromosome 10, PD_genome_1.1, whole genome shotgun sequence genome carries:
- the thap12a gene encoding THAP domain containing 12a — encoded protein: MPNFCAALNCSRNSSHSVLAFFRFPRDPERCKKWVENCSRSDLKDKTPDHLNKYHRLCARHFEPNLIQKTSPFRTVLKDSAIPTIFENPCRKRQNKETESSDTPPAKKDKLDAKAETTKDTSEAKSQEISDTSNGDGPPQVDEEALNKEHLKSLFDVVVMMGVQNIPIHGHSDKDPQSKSFTPSNFQSLLEYRINAGDEALRKKFEMSAVNSEYCTSAQLEKMLEVIEKCTRNELLAEVKEKRFFSLVIGNQVEVEDESHLPLFVRFVDKNNCLREDFVGFLLLEGDVGAITERLIAEVTEKYDLDMKHCRGQAYFCSGVSALKVKAVVARITELYPLAILTPCSNSSLNICLANSITFTGVQLVMSTLKKLDAFFSKSPLLQSQLENAISIYYQGNDEKATVLKEACNSKWTDQHDAFEIAVDLLEALLLCMDSIHDNEDHKWNDEVAHNAFVISEALADFEFVMTLVVLKNTLSFTRAFGKNLQGQTNEVFFASSSLTAVLHSLNEVFENIEVYHEFWFEEAVSLAAALEIPVKIPRLYYRKRPATGEEVQPETYYKENVTVPVVTHVIRELSDFFSEDHLRALKSLSIVPAIMGQLKFNTSEETSAEMYKNDLPNPDTFPAELHCWKIKWKHGTKDVVMPTTIYDTLQLSDAKFFPNVCAVLKILYSLPVFALTSDKGTPADLRLKKYLEDTPVYHRNKTMALLRINCGIKHDLDRMVETYLKMFPDIEPAEKGD